TAGAATTTGTCTGCATGAAGATTGTCAGGATTGTACATAACTGAGAGAGGCTTTCTGAAGTACAGGCAGTCTGTGTTCCTATAGCCCCTAGTTTAACTTAAAGATAAACAGAATTACGCCGTTGATTTCACTTGCTTTTGTCATAGAAATCAACGGCGTAATAATGCCCTATTGGCAGTTCGTTGTACTTGTTTTAGATGTTGTCTGAATACTTTACAGTAAGCTTTGGAAACATTTGTTTTAAGTCGTCACCCTCTTCTTCCCATTCGTTGCCAGTCGTCTCTAACTTCTCCCTATATGGATAAGGCATTGCTTGTCCAGTTAGCTCTTCAAAAACGGCCGCCGGTACATAACTCAAACCTTCCCATTCAACATTTTCAATCTTGGCGGTGTCAACGTCAACGAGTGTTTCTGGGTCGTTTACTGTCCTGTAATAGAACTCACTACCCTGTCCAATTACCCACTCCCTAAAATCATTAAAACTATCATCACCGCAACCGCCGTGAATAATATAAATAGCGCCCCAAAGTTCCCAAGTATTTGCTTGCCCTCTAAAGTACCTAAATCTGTTACCAAATAAGATGATGTTGTCAAGTGTCAACTTGCGAAGTTCATTTGCTAATTCTTCTTGCTGCTGCTCGTAGTCACCAATAGCACTGTCCTTCGCAGTCTGGATAATTCTCCAAAACTGACCTTCGTCCATAAGTGCGTCTGATGCAGTAAAGCTTGTGTTTGGCGGCTCAGAATTTGTATTCTTTTTCGTCCCGCCAAAAAGTTTGTCAAATAGTCCCATAAGTATAGATGAAGTTTTTTGGTTGCTGCTGTCGATTAATAATCGACAGCCAAATATCAAAATTAAGCAACTGCTTGCTCAACGTCTTATTAGCAATCAATAATGCAAGTTGGAGTAAGAATAAAAGTAAATACTAAAAGCGCCGATAACCAATCAGAAATAAGCAAGGGGTGTAGAAATGAAAAATGAAACGAGAAACTTGAAACAGCCTTCTCGTTTCATGTTTGCTTTTATGCTTGTGTAGGAGCTTCTTTGTTCTCTTCATTCAATACTTTCCACAACAGGTCTTTCAATTCCTGTAGGTGGTAGTTGGTAACAGAAGAAATAAAGATGTGCGGAACATTAGTAGGTAGTTCGTTAGCAATGGCGTGGCGCAGTTCTTCATCCAGCATATCGCTCTTGCTAATGGCAATGATGAATTGCTTGTGCAGCAGCTCGGGGTTATATTCCTCCAGCTCGTTGACCAGGATATCAAACTCCTTGCGATGATCTTTACTGTCGGCAGGAATGAGGAACAGCAAAATA
This genomic interval from Flavisolibacter tropicus contains the following:
- a CDS encoding DUF4240 domain-containing protein → MGLFDKLFGGTKKNTNSEPPNTSFTASDALMDEGQFWRIIQTAKDSAIGDYEQQQEELANELRKLTLDNIILFGNRFRYFRGQANTWELWGAIYIIHGGCGDDSFNDFREWVIGQGSEFYYRTVNDPETLVDVDTAKIENVEWEGLSYVPAAVFEELTGQAMPYPYREKLETTGNEWEEEGDDLKQMFPKLTVKYSDNI